From a region of the Bacteroidota bacterium genome:
- a CDS encoding winged helix-turn-helix transcriptional regulator — translation MIRKDVITEEQKRKARFAKAMGHPVRMYVLELLSNQSCCYSGDLTEELNIAKSTLSQHLKELRDAGLIQGEIEAPKIKYCINKENWSEAQDLFKAFLKL, via the coding sequence ATGATAAGAAAAGACGTAATAACAGAAGAACAAAAAAGAAAAGCAAGATTTGCCAAAGCAATGGGACATCCTGTTCGTATGTATGTGTTAGAGCTATTATCTAATCAAAGCTGTTGTTATAGTGGAGATTTAACAGAGGAACTCAATATTGCCAAATCAACACTTTCACAACATCTAAAAGAATTAAGAGATGCAGGTTTAATACAAGGCGAAATTGAAGCACCAAAGATTAAGTACTGTATTAATAAAGAGAATTGGAGTGAAGCACAAGATTTATTTAAAGCTTTTCTGAAACTATAA